Proteins found in one Salvia splendens isolate huo1 chromosome 10, SspV2, whole genome shotgun sequence genomic segment:
- the LOC121753249 gene encoding protein SEH1-like has translation MDKSILVLDKGTRCTAWNYSGERLVAGLIDGSLAIYDSTDPASSNFTCTHRFKAHNGSIVKVVWAPPEYGDAVACISEDGNLSLWEEIVDDTEGPHWKMCKCFDRNTSQVLDVQFGYGQTSLKLVAAYSDGRVKIHELLDTLELEKWQLQAEFQNVIDLVSKFGNVSCISASISWNPERIEVRQSSFVLGFNSNTPSLNSAKVWEFDLDHQRWLPVAELSLPEDKGDQVSSVAWAPNIGRPYELIAVATQKGISIWQLRSNPDHDGRLSVHRVALLSGHENEVWEMEWDMSGMTLATTGSDGVVRLWQSNLNGAWHEQAVLAPPS, from the exons ATGGATAAGTCCATTCTGGTACTTGACAAAGGTACAAGATGCACAGCTTGGAATTACAGCGGCGAGAGATTGGTTGCAGGACTCATTGATGGTTCGTTGGCAATTTATGATTCAACTGATCCAGCATCTTCAAACTTTACTTGTACCCACAGATTTAAG GCACATAATGGCAGCATTGTGAAAGTGGTCTGGGCTCCGCCAGAATACGGTGATGCAGTTGCTTGCATTAGTGAAGATGGGAATTTGTCCTTGTGGGAGGAGATCGTGGATG ATACTGAAGGGCCTCACTGGAAGATGTGCAAATGCTTTGATAGGAACACGAGTCAAGTACTAGATGTTCAATTTGGATATGGTCAAACAAGTCTGAAATTG GTTGCTGCATATTCTGACGGACGAGTTAAAATACATGAGCTCCTAGATACGCTTGAACTGGAGAAGTGGCAGCTTCAG GCTGAGTTTCAAAATGTGATTGATTTGGTGTCCAAGTTTGGGAATGTCTCCTGTATATCTGCGTCCATTTCATGGAATCCAGAACGAATTGAAGTCCGACAATCAAGTTTTGTTTTGGGCTTTAATTCAAACACTCCATCATTAAATTCTGCAAAG GTCTGGGAGTTTGATCTGGATCATCAAAGATGGCTTCCAGTTGCAGAGCTTTCTTTACCCGAGGACAAGGGTGATCAGGTTTCTTCAGTTGCCTGGGCCCCAAATATTGGAAG GCCTTATGAACTGATAGCTGTTGCAACTCAGAAAGGAATATCGATCTGGCAACTCAGGTCAAACCCTGATCATGATGGGAGACTTTCAGTGCATAGGGTTGCATTGCTCTCCGGCCATGAGAATGAG GTGTGGGAGATGGAATGGGATATGAGTGGAATGACACTTGCTACAACGGGAAGTGATGGTGTTGTGAGGCTGTGGCAGTCAAACTTAAATGGAGCATGGCACGAGCAAGCTGTTCTGGCACCACCTAGTTAG
- the LOC121753246 gene encoding acyltransferase-like protein At1g54570, chloroplastic codes for MSLSLSSPILLHKPSHHPVSFPHSRLPNHSWKIASTKKQNLQELKPLWDDGYGTQTVRDYIEVAKAMAKPDGGPPRWFCPVESGPPLENSPLLLYLPGIDGVGMGMVLHHKAMGKVFRVRCMHIPADDRTAYEDLVEFVGAAVEEERASSPNMPVYLVGDSFGGCLALSVAAAKSAVDIVLILVNPATSFERSQLQPLLPFMDVLPAKLLPYLLGATCGDPMKMAGVINATKSSDPPSKQLERFVHELSALPAAVSKLADIFPKQTLQWKIKLLKSGAASSNSRLHAVKNEALILASGRDAMLPSKDEAERLSSLLKNSKVRLFKDNGHLLLMEDGINLLTVTKGNHMYRRSKKRNHVMDYLPPSKFEFHHTFDNILGMLRLGVSPVMLSTMADGEVVRGLSGVPDQGPVLLVGYHMLVGAEISTIAEEFLREKKVMVHGLAHPMIFGKDMEAACQEVSGFDYFKVFGAIPVSAANLCRSLKEKRHVLLYPGGVREALHRKGEAYKLFWPEDPEFVRMAAKYGAKIVPFGVVGEDDVIELLLDYDDLIKIPILKNKIKSENESMPRVRAGKDVKGKVAEQIFYVPGFYPKVPGRFYFLFGKPMEMEGRGELMTDKARVKEVYLQLKGEVERCMAYLIKKRDEDPYRHFWDRLLYRAVSSPIHETPTFDP; via the exons ATGAgcctctccctctcttctccAATCTTGCTCCACAAACCCTCTCATCATCCAGTTTCCTTCCCACATTCAAGACTGCCAAACCATTCATGGAAAATAGCTTCAACAAAGAAGCAAAACCTCCAAGAGCTGAAGCCGTTGTGGGACGACGGTTACGGGACTCAAACAGTGAGAGACTACATAGAAGTCGCCAAAGCTATGGCCAAGCCCGATGGCGGCCCACCTCGGTGGTTCTGCCCTGTTGAATCCGGACCGCCTCTTGAAAACTCACCTCTTCTTCTGTATTTACCTG GAATTGATGGTGTGGGGATGGGGATGGTGTTGCATCACAAGGCTATGGGGAAGGTTTTTCGAGTGAGGTGTATGCATATACCGGCTGATGATCGGACAGCATATGAAGATCTCGTTGAGTTTGTCGGGGCGGCTGTGGAGGAGGAGCGAGCTTCATCTCCGAACATGCCGGTGTACTTGGTCGGCGACTCATTCGGAGGGTGTCTTGCTCTTTCTGTAGCTGCGGCAAAGTCTGCTGTGGACATAGTCCTCATATTGGTGAATCCAG CGACGTCGTTTGAGAGGTCACAGCTCCAGCCACTGCTCCCCTTCATGGATGTTCTTCCGGCCAAGTTACTCCCTTACTTGCTGGGCGCCACCTGCGGTGATCCGATGAAAATGGCCGGCGTGATCAATGCTACAAAGTCATCTGACCCTCCCTCAAAACAGTTGGAGAGATTTGTCCACGAGCTGTCTGCTTTACCAGCAGCTGTATCTAAGTTGGCAGACATCTTTCCAAAACAAACACTGCAGTGGAAGATAAAGCTGCTGAAATCAGGTGCAGCCTCTTCTAACTCGCGTCTCCACGCAGTAAAAAATGAGGCCCTCATCCTGGCAAGCGGCAGAGACGCTATGCTTCCTAGCAAGGACGAGGCAGAGAGGCTCTCGTCCTTGCTCAAGAATTCAAAAGTCCGTTTGTTCAAAGATAACGGTCACCTTCTATTAATGGAAGATGGGATCAATCTGTTGACAGTTACAAAAGGGAATCACATGTACCGTCGCTCCAAAAAACGCAACCATGTGATGGATTACCTGCCTCCGAGCAAGTTTGAGTTCCATCACACATTCGACAACATACTAGGAATGTTGCGTTTGGGTGTCAGCCCAGTCATGCTATCGACTATGGCAGATGGAGAGGTCGTGAGGGGATTGAGTGGAGTACCGGACCAAGGCCCGGTTCTCCTCGTGGGCTACCACATGCTTGTAGGAGCAGAAATCAGTACTATTGCTGAGGAGTTTCTGAGAGAGAAGAAGGTGATGGTTCATGGATTAGCACATCCAATGATATTTGGGAAGGATATGGAAGCAGCATGTCAAGAAGTCTCAGGTTTCGATTATTTCAAAGTGTTTGGAGCTATACCTGTTTCAGCAGCCAACCTTTGTAGATCACTAAAGGAGAAACGGCACGTGCTTCTTTACCCGGGCGGGGTGAGGGAGGCCCTGCACCGTAAGGGAGAGGCGTACAAGCTGTTCTGGCCGGAAGACCCTGAGTTCGTGCGGATGGCTGCCAAGTATGGGGCTAAAATTGTGCCGTTTGGGGTGGTGGGAGAGGATGATGTGATTGAGTTGTTGCTCGACTACGATGATCTGATAAAGATACCTATTCTTAAAAACAAGATCAAGAGTGAGAATGAGAGTATGCCTAGGGTGAGAGCAGGGAAGGATGTGAAGGGGAAGGTAGCAGAGCAGATTTTCTATGTGCCCGGTTTCTACCCTAAGGTGCCTGGGCGGTTCTATTTTCTGTTTGGGAAGCCGATGGAGATGGAGGGACGGGGAGAGCTGATGACGGACAAGGCGAGAGTGAAGGAGGTTTATCTGCAGTTGAAGGGGGAGGTTGAGAGATGTATGGCTTATTTGATaaagaagagagatgaagaTCCTTACCGGCATTTTTGGGACAGGTTGTTGTACCGTGCTGTTTCGTCTCCAATTCATGAGACTCCCACTTTTGATCCATGA
- the LOC121753250 gene encoding uncharacterized protein LOC121753250, whose product MSSFVQIQTWFKNPQSTTGLCKNITSHPTAETIFTLNRQFQLKHQIQIANGRRIARKGIICNGFLLPVDPWAPSIDSESIASQLFAFSLFPYLGFLYFITKSKSAPKLTLFGFYFLLAFVGATIPAGIYAKVHYGTSLSNVDWLHGGAESLLALTNVFIVLGLREALRKAGDGNGNGSNFPTEAKEEDSPSVR is encoded by the exons ATGAGTAGCTTTGTTCAAATCCAAACTTGGTTCAAGAATCCCCAATCCACCACTGGTTTATGTAAAAACATCACCTCCCACCCAACCGCAGAAACCATCTTCACTCTCAACCGCCAATTCCAACTcaaacaccaaattcaaattgCAAATGGAAGAAGAATCGCTCGAAAAGGGATCATCTGTAACGGATTTTTGCTTCCCGTGGATCCATGGGCGCCGAGCATTGATTCGGAAAGCATAGCATCCCAGCTCTTCGCTTTCTCCCTCTTCCCCTATCTTGGTTTCCTCTATTTCATTACCAAATCCAAATCTGCTCCAAAACTCACTCTTTTCGGCTTCTATTTCCTGCTTGCTTTCGTCGGCGCTACGA TACCGGCTGGAATTTACG CAAAGGTGCACTATGGGACATCTTTGTCCAATGTGGATTGGCTACACGGTGGAGCCGAGTCGCTGCTTGCTCTGACCAACGTATTCATTGTTTTAGGCCTCAGAGAGGCTCTTAGAAAAGCTGGAGATGGGAATGGTAACGGATCGAATTTCCCTACTGAGGCAAAAGAGGAGGACAGTCCATCGGTTAGGTGA
- the LOC121753247 gene encoding probable WRKY transcription factor 41 — protein MWSWEMQVLSDELAQGMEKAMQLRFHLCSTSPSEAEDLLLQRIISTFEKALCILKGGGHVGVAPAAAPESSISADGSSRSDDTNKNLCQDFGEASKKRKLQPTWTEQVKVNSGNGLEGPGDDKYRWRKYGQKDILGAKYPRSYYRCTYRQGQNCWATKQVQRSDEDPTIFEVTYKGTHACKQFNDAVPQPESPEKQELKSNSSCYDQLEQNPMISDFRANLRVDTAVSDIQEMPPAYFSFPSTIPCQERENECYPISAQADDNHLGGYSPLFYSPATSGSNCFSSATYQMRDYGANDNTDIMSANASTNNSPIGGIEFSIDPVHIDPDFPFNIPGFFT, from the exons ATGTGGTCATGGGAAATGCAAGTGCTGAGCGATGAATTAGCTCAAGGGATGGAGAAAGCCATGCAGCTCCGGTTTCATCTCTGCTCGACGTCTCCCTCTGAGGCCGAGGACTTGCTTCTGCAGAGGATAATATCAACTTTTGAGAAGGCTCTTTGCATCCTCAAGGGCGGGGGACATGTTGGAGTAGCACCGGCTGCAGCTCCTGAGTCTTCGATCTCTGCTGATGGAAGTTCTAGAAGCGATGACACTAACAAGAATCTGTGTCAAGATTTTGGCGAAGCGTCAAAGAAAAG GAAGCTGCAGCCCACATGGACAGAACAAGTGAAAGTCAACTCCGGAAACGGGCTTGAAGGGCCCGGGGACGACAAATATAGATGGAGAAAGTATGGACAGAAAGACATTTTGGGAGCTAAATATCCAAG AAGCTATTACCGGTGTACCTACCGCCAAGGCCAGAACTGTTGGGCAACGAAGCAAGTGCAGAGATCGGACGAAGATCCCACCATATTTGAGGTCACATACAAAGGAACACACGCATGCAAACAGTTCAATGATGCAGTTCCACAACCAGAATCACCAGAAAAACAAGAACTCAAAAGCAACAGCTCATGTTATGATCAACTAGAGCAGAATCCAATGATTTCAGACTTTAGAGCTAACCTCAGAGTCGACACTGCGGTTTCAGACATCCAAGAGATGCCGCCGGCCTACTTCTCTTTCCCATCGACAATTCCATGCCAAGAAAGAGAAAATGAGTGTTATCCAATTTCTGCTCAGGCTGATGACAACCACTTGGGAGGATATTCCCCGTTGTTCTATTCTCCAGCCACATCAGGATCAAATTGTTTCTCCTCTGCAACATATCAGATGAGAGACTACGGGGCTAATGATAATACAGACATAATGTCAGCCAATGCATCAACAAACAATTCTCCGATTGGCGGAATAGAGTTCTCAATTGATCCAGTACATATAGATCCAGATTTCCCATTCAACATCCCTGGATTTTTCACATGA